A stretch of DNA from Cryptomeria japonica chromosome 4, Sugi_1.0, whole genome shotgun sequence:
atcaacatataaatagagctcatcaCAAAGAGGTATGCACCCATGGTTTACAAAACCATCTTCAATGCCCAAGAGGTAAGTTGTGTTACAAGCAACAACTTGCTAATCCACtgacatgttgcacatagcaacttccgaagcaacaacacctatctcttcCATAACAATCATCTTGCCAAATgtaatgtaagtacaacatagaagttaccatgaccaaataggtgtcttccttacctcacaccacttgttgAAAGTGAACTCAAACCATACATGCAAACTGCCGAAAAATAACTCTCTATGACTCTTCCACCAAACTAGAAATCATCATAGTCTCAACATGGCAACCTATGCCACTAGTTCCCTAATCTTTAGGACTTGCAAAGTGggtgcaaaaataaataaaataaacatgtttgaACTTTAAGGTTGAGAgaccttaatcccaacaaaactATCCCACTAAGGGGGTTGACCTTGGAGAACATGCTCACATATTGAATTGGCATTCTCTCCAATTGTGTCTCTAAATACCACCCTAACAATTTAGATATCAAGAAATTGAAGGCAAGGATTTTTTTGAGGTACATTATAATAGATCCATGTCATACACCTCAAACCATTTCTATGTGTCAAATCAAATTTGCACACATTAAGATCACCTTGAAATGCTCAAATCTAAATCACATAGATTTCTAATCATTTCAGATTCTAAGATAGTCAACATATGAAACACTTGAGTTTCTTGACAATAATAAATTAACCATACATACAACTGATATCATTTCACAtcgtcaattttaaaattaaatatctctattcattatattaatttttaaatatttattataatttatacaTCCAATTACCCACGTGATTTTTAACCATCTAGAATACCTTTTGATTTATATGATACAATTATTTTTAAAACTTTATAACATCCTACACCCAAATAATAAACATTTGTATAACTACCTCGTTTGACCAACAACTATTCTTTTGAGTATATCAACTCTAGATTGATGTGCTGTATGTCTAAAATTATGGAAACTCCAGATTACACATTTAAGAAGTTACGACGTACAAATTAAATGCAATATAAAATCATacaacctgcaatagaaaacttcaGTGCAGTTTAAATCGGCTTGAAAAAACTTTACTTCTTACAAGAGTTTAACTGTAACATCACGAAAACAGCAATGTTTTGGAGTGGCCAGAAAGAAACCAGCAAAGTGTCTTTTTGATACTAATTCAAGGTTAACCTCTGATTATAAGTAAAATTACGATCCAAGTTAACTCAAAGTCGAAGAATCTGAGTCACACCAGAAACTTGCAATGGTAACTTGAAATATAAATAAAGTTAATATGCAATTTGCAAGCACAAACACTTCATATTTTCACATCTGAAATGAAAGGTGAATGAGAATGGATACTCTGTTACTTTTCATTCCATTTCTGCTGAGCTTAATCTGCAGTCAGCACTTTTTCTTCTTTCTGGAAGCTGCAACGCCTGTGTCTGGTTAGAAGAATTCCATTATTCTCTGGTGTAGATAgaatatttgctttgatgatttgaATTCCATTATTCTCTGGTTTAGATAGAATATTTGCTTTGCTGATTTGAATTCCATTATTCTCTGGTTTAGATAGAAGTTTTCataagtttttttattttataattaataagAGATGAGGTTAGGATTGTTCTTCGCTCGTTTTGAAAGAAGATATATATTAATCTTTAGTTTTCAACCAAAGAAGTAATGAAATTTGTTTGTGTGACTATCTCAAATTGTAAATTTGAACTCCTGGATGATATGGGATGCTCCATCAATATGTATGTGTTAATGTGTATAGTCCTTCACTGACTTTGACAGAAAGATATCCATTAGTCTTTGGTTCTCAACCAAAGAAATCATTTGTACTTCCATCTCAAATCATTTGGATGATTTAAAATACTCCATCAATATGTGCGTCTGTGCGTAGTCCTCCACCAACTTTGATCGAAGGATACCCATTAGTCTTTAGTTCTTGACCAAAGAAATGACAACATGCGTTTGTGCTGCTGTCTCATATCGTAAAAATGAACTCTTGGATGATATAAAATACTCCATGAATATTTGTATGTGTGTGTAGTTCTCCACCAACTTTGATCAAAGGATATCCATTAGTCTTTGGTTCTCAACCAAAAAAATGTCAACATATGTTTGTATTCCTGTTTCAAATCATAACAATGAACTCTTGAATGATATAAAATGCTTCCATCGATATGTATGAGTGTATATATAAATTTTCCATCGAATTAAAAGGTTATTTATGTGTATTGGTAGAAAGTGAATGGATTATAGACTactttacaaaataataaactTGTTAAAAAGTTAATTAGAATTTGACATCTTATTCACAtccaaaaatattaatatttatcttATTTTAGTCACTAAAATTATCTTATCTATCTTTTAAATTTCGAACTTACAGATTATATTTTTTTACCATGATGGTAGATTTATCCAAAATATGAATGATAAAAATATTATTACATAATCAAATCCAGAAATATTATCGATCTTTCATGACTTTAAATAAATTATcatctgattattattattattttgtgctTGCTTCTTCTTTCAGAATACCCATATCCATTCATGACAGCTGATGCAGAAAAAGCAATTGCAAGAACATATGATTATATCATCATTGGAGGAGGTACAGCAGGGTGCCCTTTGGCAACAACCTTGTCACAACACTATTCTGTTCTGGTATTGGAGAGGGGAGGTTCACCCTATGGAAACCCTGATATTGAAGATGCAAGTCTTTGGGGAAAGGCCCTGGATGAAACAAACAAATATACTTCCATAGCTCAGACATTTGTAAGTGAGGATGGAGTACAGCTGGCTAGAGCCAGAGTTCTGGGAGGTGCAACTGCTATAAATGCTATGTTTTACAGCAGGGCCAGCTTGAAATACATTAGAAACATGGGCTGGGATAAAAAACTTGTTAATAATTCATATGAATGGGTGGAGAAAGAAATTGCCTTCAAACCAGATAAGCTCTCCATTTGGAGTTCTGCTTTCAGAGATGCCCTCTTGGAAGCTGGAGTGCTTCCTTACAATGGTTATACTGTGGATCATGTTGAGGGTACAAAGATAAGTGCCTctacctttgacaacaatggaaaaagacaTACTGCTGCAGATTTTTTCAAGCATGCAAATCCAAATAATATAGTGGTTCTTCTCAATGCTACTGCTAGCAGAATCATATTCCATTCAGTATCAGGTTAGTAATCATACAAGCCAATGGGAATATCATTCTTGATCTTCATTAATCTTTTTTCTGGTTTTCTATATAATTAAAAACTTTGGGAGAAGGAATTTCTTATGATTTATAAAAGTTTCAAGACTATGAAGGATATTGAGCCATGCAAGTGTGTCCCTGTCCCATTGCCATGAAAAAAGATTACAAAATATGTTTTGTAACCCAAAGCATTGATTAGAGAACAATTATAATTTCTTGCCTCAGATTCATTTAGCAATATTGAGTTGTCACCCAGTTTTGCACTTTTCAAATTGACGGTGTCTTGTAATCAATGTGTTGGTACCACTCCCAAATAAATAAGTACATTGATACTTAAACTGTAGCCCATCCATTATATATGAATATTGCAGCCAGTTTATTAACCATACTGAGCAGAAGCCCATAACTATACTAGAGTATTGGTTACTAAAAATCTTTGTAACGTATATTTTCAATTAACTTGTATGTTGTGTTATTAACTGTCTTGAAATAATGATCAAAGTATGAATATTTATCCTATGAAATTACAACTTGTCACTTGTTCAAGTTACTTTGCatctaaattattttataattaatttatttttatttaacttATAATTTTCTTTGTGTTTATATTTGTGTATGTATATTTGTTTGGTTTATATATTAAATTATTGGCAATATGGTGTAGGGAAGTTGAAAGCTCGTGGAGTGGAATTTATGAACTCTGTTGATGGTCAATCATATCAAGTATTTCTCAATGAATCATCTTATTATAATGAGATAATCTTGTCAGCAGGAAGTCTAGGTAGCACTCAACTCCTTCTCCTAAGTGGAATTGGTCCGTATCAACATCTTGCACAACTTAATATCCCTTTATTGGTAGATTTGCCCTTGGTAGGAAAAGGGGTACAAGATAATCCGCGTTCAACCATAACCTTGGAGTCTCCTATACCACTTAATATATCAAGTATACAAGCAGTGGCTATACTTAATGGCTCCAAAATCTACATTGAGTCTAGCAGTAGTATATCTATGCTAAATGACTCATCCATCCAATATACTGGGAGTATTTTTGAGAAACTTGCATTTCCCTTATCGAGGGGAGAGATTAAACTACAAAACATAGACCCTCGAGATAACCCCTTAGTTCAATACAACTATTATTCTCACCCTCTTGATCTAAACAGATGTGTAGAAGGCGTAAATGTAATAGACAAGCTCACCAAGACAACCTctattcaacattttgcatttcattctaatGGCACCAACACACTTCATTTCATTGGTGAAGCACTTCCTGATACCAAAAAATATGACCATGAAGCCTTGGCCAAGTTCTGTAGAGATACACTAAACACAATGTGGCATTTTCATGGAGGTTGTCAAGTTGACTTTGTGGTTGACCAAAGGTACTTGGTGAAAGGTGTTGATGGTCTAAGAATTGTAGATGGATCAACATTCAAGTTTAGCCCTGGAACCAATCCACAAGCAACTACCATGATGCTTGGAAGGTATATACTATGCAACCATTTGGATTATCTTCCATTTTTCATTTTGTGGGTTCATATAACTTcaattataaataatattatttactaacAATTATTGGATGTTTTACAGGTATATTGGAATTAAAATTCTTCAAGAACGAAATACTTCAGCATAGGTAGTAAAGAAAACCAACTCTAAATAGAATCTAAAATTAAGGCTCAAATGCGAGGCATATTATTATAATACTTCTAAATATTATTATACAATTGTATGTGATGAcattcatatatatacattttttattGATTTGGCCTTTGGAGATTTTGTGATTTTCTATATATACCAATgatgaaataaaaatttaaaattaaagattattattttgaaggtataatttttattttttatttatttttttgtattttatactAATTGAAAATAGTATATAAtaaaaaatgaggtggaaattaatcACATCATTAATACTATTAAATATTAGTAGTAATACTTGAGACATGCATTACCAATACTAGAGTTTGAGATGCaaacatattcaaaattttataATAACTCTTCTAGAAGTAAATGCTTCTAGAACAAAATAAGATGCATGGAGAACTTGAAAATGGTAACAAAGATGCAAATGAGTCATCTTGTTTAGATACAATGAGCTTTTCTATACCATTGTTAATGACCTAAACGATTCTTCATACACattatactttttggaaatatAATTTTGAAAAGCTACATACATTTAAAATCTTGCCTTCAACTAATTTCATTAGTCATCACATGCATGATGTGAAATTGATTGTTTTGGTCTCTAAATTCATAACTGCAAATGGGAGACTAAAACATTACCATAGAGGTTGGATAAAATCTCATTTCATCTAAGGGGCTTTAATTTAACCTTCTTAGATCAAGGAGCCATTAGATCAAAGCCATAGTGCAAATCTATAAAAGTATAAGTGCTACCTCATTTAGACTTGCACCAAAATTGGAACTGCATTGTAAACCAAAGAAATGGGAAATATAAAAGGAATATATAAAGTTTTAAAAATGATCATTTACCTATAAAATAGGAAATTGAGTTGAACATGTATAAAGAAATATGAAAGTGTGGAGTGGAACCACATGACTAGAAATAACAACCATAGCAAATGCTTATACATATAATGATCCATACCTTCAAATTTATCCAAAACCATTAGTAGAACTCATGTCAACAATGCATCCAACCCACAAACCACAACAAGCTCCCTATATAGAACATGTCAATTAAGAACATACGTATTATGAATTTTCACTATATGGGAAATGCCAAATATGAAAATAAATCAAGGCAtgtaacaaatctaccaataaaaacTCAAACCAAGGCATATCTAATATTCAAAACTATGTAGTGGCTAAGGACAAACACATTGATCAACACATGTAACAAAAAAAACTACATACTCCCTCACAACTAGTCGCCACAACTCTCCCAAGCTATCCACACCAAACCATGTTTACATGAACCTCCAAAAAGTAGCCATAGAATGAAAGAGAAAGCCCCTAAATTATATCACATAACATGTCCTACCAACACCTCAAAATGCTAAGTTGAGACAGTAATATTTCCTTCACAAAACCCCAACTGAAAATCCCTAATTTAATGCACATGCATAtgtggatacacacacacacatatatacatatatatacatatgtgtgtgtgtgtacgtatgtatgtatatgtatgtatatatgtatacatacatgcacacacacacacacacacacacacacacacacacacacacacatgtatatatacatatatgtgtgtgtatgtatatatatatatatatatatatatataaacacatatagacatatgtatatatgtatatatatgtatacttatacatgcatgcatacatacatacatatacacacatatatacatacatacacatatatatgtatatatgtatatgtgtatatctatatatatgtgtatatgtatgtatatatatgtatatgtatgtatgtatatatatatgtgtgtgtgtgtgtgtgtgtgtgtgtgtgtatatgtgtgtgtgtgtgtgtgtgtgtatgtatgtatgtatgtatgtatgtatacatacgtacatacatgtacatacatacatttatacatacacacacacacacacacacacacacacacacatatatatgtatatatacatacacacacacacacacacacacacacacacacacacacacacacacacacacacacacatatatatatatatacatatatatatgtacacacacacacacacacacaaacacacacatatatatatatatgcatatatacataaatatatgtatgtgtatatctacacacacacacacacacatatatacatatgtatacatatatatatacatacatattgtagatggaggaaatggtaAATAGGAAATGGTAAGttgtaggaggggatatttaagggttttattaaataaacaaAGAAATGTGTATAACGTGAttgcatgaatatgatataatattttatttaataaatttaatggataaatggtaagatattaataataatataataaaagatgggaatTGTGAATAATGAATTATTGAGAAATAATAGTATAATAATGACTCACCCGATGtttagagaaatttgaaattaaatgtagacaaattaatggaaatttttatgtgtctacattttgcccctctttgagacaatacaacaagtcatgttgtttcaaagaaaatgatcgaCTAATATATGCCCCAAAGGTGTCTTGGTAAGGATggtgattgattggttatgccccctcgagagattgatcgaatAGAATGATGGGGGTTGATCTCTCGATAGATCACgggagagaagattggatgattgacaTTGCACAAGTGATTaggttgagatgtacatttgatagaaatgcacagttgatgaggcataactaaacaattgatggaaatgaacagtatagccCAATTAATAAGCTGATTAAGTTGATTGAGCTAATTAAGCTGAAAGGGATTGATGCtagcgcaagataaggtgatccaatgattcaTCGATTTATCCGACATTGAGATTACAAGAAGCAAGGTGgttgataaagagattaaagattcaaagacatgcatcagttggataaagtgTTTAATTGATCTTgctgcaataagaagaatgaagaagatgatgaaagaaatgatgaaaaagatagataagaaggaggatgagaagagaaaggtgatgattatgaagaatggtgagaaagaggatatgaaagtgatgagaattcttgtgctttttaagtgcttgtatcatcatcgagcttattatagcaaacaggcaaaaaatcatttggatatgaattagatccaaatgaatcagtcacaccaattgcAAGAAAGAACAATATGTCCTCGACGATCTtaagtgatcatgtcctaagacgtatcatcatattcctaaggaacatcccgcaagcagaaaacaagtgaacatgccccatcctcacctttctagtcagaCACATCCTGGAAAAGACATGTTGCCAAAAAAGAAAATCAGAAACAatcaagagaaaataagcaaacaatatgtttcatgttgaatgatttttttgttcacagttgatgggttcgagtgtataagttgatcagatgttgttCTGTTTGCTCAATTTAAGTCTCGTCCCATCATGAGTCCGttgaagttccaaagttgcatgcttgtccgaagtgtttgtgtcatcacAATGCTTattacatgtttttggatttttatgatttttaagattttttcaggacatttttatgatttgtaagattttttcaggacattttatgatctttaaagattttttcaagacattttatgatttttaagattttttcaagacatttttatgatttttaagatttttttcaggacattttatgatttttaagatttttgtaGGATGTTTTATGATTTGTAAgattcttcaggacattttatgatttttaatatttttgcaggatgttttatgatttttaagatttcttcaggacattttatgatttttaagatttcttcaggacattttatgatttttaagatattttcaagacattttatgatttttaagattttttcaggacattttatgatttttaagattttttcaggacattttagaagATAGTTCCTTCGACCATGAGACATCGACTATCCCAACCCATTCCTAAGGTTAAGAAGATGCCCCAATGAGGGATAAGACTAGTGTAGTATGCACAAGAAGCATTGCACGTAGAGTATGCAAACAATCCACAAGATATGGTGGGGGGAAGGCTATCATGGAATGGGAGAGCAGATATGGATAAAGCATTGATCAAGTAAAGTATTGAAGGAAAGAGGAGCCAAATATTTACACATGGCGCCAGttgcccggttttcaccatggtacttgcccaaggtgcctgtttgccaagttttcaccaatggacgaacttatttttctttactcttttttttttttttgtacattttaaggatctttttctcatttttaaaatttttttaaggatcttttaaagaatttttttttgaaatactcAAGCATAGAATCTACGAAGGTGAATtctattgattggatcttcaagcAGTTCACCCTCGAGAGTTGCTAGTTGATATGATCCTAATCCATACACAatagtgataatatatggaccaacccaattaggttcaaacttgccccttttctctctatcttgttggttctttggattttctttaaggacaaaATCACCAACCTAAAATGTGTGAGATTTGACTTTGTGGTTGTAACTtctacacatgcgttgttgatatgctctgaggtgatcaaaagcagtttgtcttctttcatccaacaattctaagtcatgcaagcaggagactctatagtcttcatcactgatcaaGTTACTCAAATAGACCCATAGGGAAGGTATCTCAACCTAAATGGGCAATATAGTTTTAGAACCATAAACAAGGGAGTATGGAATGGCACCTGTGGGAGTACGAACACTCGTGCGGTAAGCCCACAAGGCAGGGttcaattggatatgccaatcacgaccaacttcattgaccatctttttgaggattcgaaggatgtttttgttagaggcctcagcctggccattaccttgaggatagtacgatgctggatatgaaatttctcacaaagctcacaaacatattggttcttgaagggacgaccattatcagtAATGATGGAAAGGGGGACATCATACCAACATATGATGTAATTTAAAATAAAtgtggcaatttgttttccagtgatatGGGTAAGAagaacagcttcaatccattttgtgaaatattcagtagcagcgATGATGAATTTTGCCCATTGGATGAGGGTGGATGGATTTTGCCcatgaggtcaagtccccactgacaaaaaggctaAGATGTAATAAGTGGttgtaattcctgtgctggtgcatgtatcaagtctccatgtatttggcatGCTTGCATTTTTTAACAAACTAATAAGCATCCTTCTCCATGGTAGGTCAATAATAACCAGTACGCAAGAGTTTCTTAGCCAGGGTAGGATTGCTTgaatgtgccccacatataccttcgtgCACCTCTCGTAAGGAAATGTTGGATACGTCATGCTCAAGACATATAAGTAAGGTACCATCAAGACCCCGATGATATAGGGTATCAGCTAAAATGGCATAACAGGCAGCTCGATGAAtaaaaaaaatttgggctttgtTGGATAGAacaggaggtaagatattatcaTGTAAGTAGGCATAAATGTCTCCATACCACAGGGAATTAGGACCAATGAtgagacatatcatttcagattgtgGTACATTGTAGGCAGGGTCCAAGAGTGGTTCAACCAAGAACTAACAGTATTCGGAATCACTTGGCATTATTACAAGGGAGGTGATTGCAACCATTGCATTAGGTGCTCTATTGTTGTCCTGAGGAATTTTCTCAAATGTGATTATGGTAAAGTAagccttgaaatcatccaccattctcttgtatggcaTAATTTTTTCATCCTTTAtcttataatcatcattaacctatCTGATCACTATTTGGGAATCACTAAGAACACACAAATCTAATATTTTCCATTGTATAGCCATACGAAGCCCAAaaagtaatgcttcatattctgaaatattgttggtacaaggaaattgtattttataaGCCTTTGGTATGCAATCCCCTTGTAGTGTGACGAAGAGAATTCCGGTGCCAGAGCCACCATGTGtgaaggaaccatcaaaatataaagtcCAAAGGTTTAAAGATTCCATGTTAAAGATTGACTCATCAGGTAACTCTGTAACAAGTGGATGATCATCTGTGATAGGAGCATCAACGAGTTGATCAACtatagcttgtcctttgattgattttctttctacatactcaatgtcaaacttgctAAGAACCATGACTCATTTAGCCAGTCATCCTGTAAGAGTTGCATTACTCaaaagatatttaagtggatcaatttttgcaatcaactTTGTTTGGTGTGTAAGCATGTGTTGTCACAATTTTTGTGAGGAAAAAACTATAGCAAGACACACTCTCTCAACAGTACTATActtaagctcatatcccactagggtatgactgatgtaatatattgcaCGTTCTTTTCCTTCAAGGTCatgttgagccaaaagtgcccccaatgttgtAGCAGTTGTAGATATATACATTAGTAGAGGCTTGTCATCTGTAGGAGGTACTAACACTGGTGATGACATTAGGTATCCTTTGATCTATTGAAAAGCTTGCTCGCATTTGTCATCCTagttgaatggaacatttttatgtagcaggtgctgataTGGTTGACACTTATTTGCCAATTGTGCTATAAAGTGACagatagattggagtttcccttgtaaagatctcaaCTGATGAATATTCCTTAATGGTGGCATCTCAAGTATGGCTTTTACTTTTTCAGGATTAGCTTCAATTCCCTTATATgatacaatgtatccaaggagtttctcGGAGGTTAcctcaaagacacatttctttggattcgttcggactttatatttttccaaccttgtaaAGATTTTATCCATGATTTCTAAATGTCCCTCTCTAGTGTAAGATTTTCcaagcaagtcatctacataaacTTCCAGATATATATGCATCATGtcgtgaaagatagtggtcattgcacaTTGATGAGTAGCCCCGACATTCTTCAAtttgaagggcatgacattccaacaaaaagttccccaaggacaagtgaatgttgttttgatctGGTCTTCGGgagaaattttgatttgattatatcctgagaacccatccatgagggataacatctcatgtcctattgtggaatccactatcatgtcaatatttggaagtgggaagtcatctttaggacaagctttatttaaataCTTGAAATTTGTGCAAACGTGGACACTCCCATCAGGTTTTGAAACTAGTACCAAGTTTGAAATCTATTCAGCATAGTCAACAGGTCTTATAAATCCAGCATCTAGCAACTTTTGTAATTCTGCCTTTAccaatagtgccacatgaggatgcatttttctcaatttgtgttTGATGGGTTTTGCCCCCTGTggtaaagacaagtgatgcataactaaacTAGGGTCAAGTCcgagcatgtctacataggaccatgcaaaattaacctGTCTTTCCTTGTAAAACTAGATATTCTCTACTCTATCTTTAGGGGtcaatgattctgctagatgtataatCTTTGGTTTCTCTTTTGTGCCCAATTTTGTCGGTATTGTCTTCTCCACTAACATAGATGACTTTTCATGGTATAATGCTAGGGGAAGAGTGTCAAGCCTTctatcctcaggtgcctcagagaggttttcacctttggatacgtcctttatttttacttttttggggtctaaTAGTgtcacaaagtggttttcactagaatacctattgatattttccataattttgCGACTGAAAGGCTTGACACCTTTTCCAAAGTAAGC
This window harbors:
- the LOC131035290 gene encoding (R)-mandelonitrile lyase-like, translated to MRMDTLLLFIPFLLSLICSQHFFFFLEAATPVSEYPYPFMTADAEKAIARTYDYIIIGGGTAGCPLATTLSQHYSVLVLERGGSPYGNPDIEDASLWGKALDETNKYTSIAQTFVSEDGVQLARARVLGGATAINAMFYSRASLKYIRNMGWDKKLVNNSYEWVEKEIAFKPDKLSIWSSAFRDALLEAGVLPYNGYTVDHVEGTKISASTFDNNGKRHTAADFFKHANPNNIVVLLNATASRIIFHSVSGKLKARGVEFMNSVDGQSYQVFLNESSYYNEIILSAGSLGSTQLLLLSGIGPYQHLAQLNIPLLVDLPLVGKGVQDNPRSTITLESPIPLNISSIQAVAILNGSKIYIESSSSISMLNDSSIQYTGSIFEKLAFPLSRGEIKLQNIDPRDNPLVQYNYYSHPLDLNRCVEGVNVIDKLTKTTSIQHFAFHSNGTNTLHFIGEALPDTKKYDHEALAKFCRDTLNTMWHFHGGCQVDFVVDQRYLVKGVDGLRIVDGSTFKFSPGTNPQATTMMLGRYIGIKILQERNTSA